Genomic DNA from Deltaproteobacteria bacterium HGW-Deltaproteobacteria-18:
GATGCTCTCGAGACGGTCTGCAGAGCCTCGGCCGACCACGAAATAGGAGTCATCCTGCCCATGGAGTGGCCTTCGGAACAGGGACGCTACAACCTGGTGCAGGTCATTTCGCCCGAAGGAAGGATCATGGGACGCCAGTGCAAGACACAGCTCGATCCAGGCGAAGAAGGGATCTATATTCCCGGCAGAGGGCGGCAGATTTTTGAAATGAACGGAGTCAAGTTCGGCGTGGCCATCTGTCACGAGGGATGGCGCTACCCGGAGACCGTTCGCTGGTCTGCGAGCAGAGGGGCGCAGATCGTCTTTCATCCCCAATGCACGGGCAGCAACTCGGCCGGACGCACTTCCCAGAAATGGGGAGATCCTGACGGGCCCTATTACGAGATGGCCATGGTCTGCCGCAGCGTTGAAAACGGCATCTATTTCGCCAGCGTGAACTACGCCCTTGATTACCAGGATTCGGCCACCAGTCTGGTCGCGCCTGACGGGTCCTGTCTTGCTCACCAGCCCTACGGGCAGCCGGGGCTTCTGGTCCAGCAACTGGAATTGGAACTGGCCACCGGCCTGACTGCCAGGCGCTACGCACCCGACCGTTACTAGGACGCTTCTTTCACGAATCAAGTCCGAACTTCTTCATCTTGCTGCGCAGGGTGACCCGCGTCACCCCAAGCACGCGCGCAGCCTCGCTCTTGTTGTGCCCCACCTGTTCCAGGGTGCGTGCAATCGCCTCGCACTCCGCATCCTCCAGTGATTGGCCGCCGGCAGTAACCGTGCTCGACTTTTCGGTACCGCGCAGGCTGGCGGGCAGGTCGTTCTCCGTGACAAATTCCCCGGGCGAGAGGATGACCGCGCGCTCCACCACATTCTCCAGTTCGCGCACGTTGCCCGGCCAGTCGTAATGAAGCATCAGGTCCATGACTCTGGGCGAAAAACCGCGATAGGTCTTGCGGTTGCGTTCGGCAAAGCGGTGCAGAAAATGTCGGGCCAGAAGTGGGATATCCTCGGGCCTCTCCCTGAGCGCGGGGACACGCAGGGCGATGACGTTCAAACGGTAGTACAAATCCTCGCGGAAGCCTCCGTCACGGACCTCCGCCTCGAGATCCCGATTGGTCGCGGCGAGAACTCGAACGTCCACGCGGATGGACCTGTCGCTGCCAAGACGCTGCACCTCCCCCTGCTGCAAGGCGCGCAGAAGCTTGGCCTGCAGCGCGGGAGCCATCTCTCCGATTTCGTCCAGAAAAAGCGTGCCTCCGTCGGCCTGCACAAACCGTCCGTCCCGCTGTCGTTGCGCTCCGGTGTACGCGCCCTTTTCATGCCCGAAGAGTTCGCTCTCGAGCAGATTTTCAGCCAACGCCGCGCAGTTGACCGTGACCAGGGGCCTTTTTTTGCGCGGACTCCCCTCGTGCAGCGCTGTGGCCACCAGCTCCTTGCCCGTGCCGGATTCGCCCAGAATCAGCACGGAAGCTTCGGACGGCGCTACGGCCCGGATCATGGCCGCAAGCTCGCGCATGGGAGGCGAGTCGCCGATCATCTCCGAAACCTGAGCCGCAGCACCGCCGCTGTCCTGCTCCGAACGATGCATCCCGCCATGCTCCAGCGCCCGTTCAAGACCGCCGCGCAGCTCCTTGAAATCAAGCGGTTTGTGCAGATAATCCAGCGCTCCGGCTTTCAGGGCCTGGACCGCGACGTCCACGGAAGAATAGGCGGTCATGATCAGCACGGGCAGATAGGGGTTGTAGCTCTTTATCCGCCGCAGGGCCTCGATGCCATCCACCTCGGCCATGCGCACGTCGGTCAGGACCACGTCATAGGCGCGCTCGCGCACCCTGGCCACGGCCATGGCTCCGTCATCCGCCGTGTCGACCTCGTACCCCCAGCTGCCAAGCATGGCCACGAGCATGGTCATGTGGGCCCGGTCATCATCAACAACCAGAATTCGCGCCGCCATCAGCTTTCTCCCTTGAAAGGCATATCAAGAACCACCTGCGTGCCCTGCCCCGGTTCGGACGCAATCCGCACCTGTCCGCCATGGGCCTCGACCATGGTTCGCACAGTTGCCAGCCCAAGGCCGGTGCCCTGATTCTTGGTGGTGAAATACGGTTCGAAGATCCTGTCCAGATCGCGTGCGGGGATTCCATGTCCCGTGTCGGCTACCCGCAATTCAAGCCGATCCTTCACGCGCTGCGCGGAAACGGTCAGGACTCCGCCGCCCGGCATGGCCTGGATGGCGTTCAGGAACAGGTTCAGGAGGACTTGCAACATGCGGTCGGGGTCAAGGAGCACTGCTTCAAGCTCAGGGATCCTTGTCTGCACGGTGATGCCCTTGCCGAGACAGTCTCCTTCCACGAGTTTCAAGGCATGCCGGACCAGGGTGTCCACCGAACTGGGGACAAGGTTTGGCTGTACAGGGTGAGTCAACTCAAGAAGTTCGGTCACTACACGATTCAGACGATCAACCTCGCCGATCATGACTTGGGCCAAATCCCGATCCTGCGTCCCTGCCTCGAACTTGTTCCCGAAATAGGTGGCAAACCCCTTGATGGAACTCAAGGGGTTTCGGATCTCATGAGCCACTCCGGCGGCCAGGGTGCCGAGCGCGGCCAGACGTTCCTGCCGGGCCACCTCTCTTTCAAGCCCGGCCACCTTGCGGCGCCAGAAAAGCGTGACCGCCCCGGCAAAGGTCAGGGCCAGGCCAAGACCTCCGGCCATGGCCAGAGTCAGAACATCCTTGCGCACGGCACGCAGGTAGAGCGAGGCGTCAAGGCCCACGGCAATGAGCGTGCGCTCCTCCATTGAATTCGGCAGGGCGTCGTGCGCCATGCCCCCATGCATGGCCCGCCGGGGTGGACGGGAATAACGATAGACCACAAAAAGTGGATCTTCGCCCGGGTGGATGATCGTCCACGCGGGTTCGGTGGATGCGGGCAAGGCGGACAGCGTCTCGGCCGTGATCCCGCTTCCGGGCTCGGCCTCGCTCAAGGCCTCGAATCGCCCTGCGGCATCGACCAGACCCAAAAAGCGCAGGTCCCCCTGCCGGATCATCTCGTCCATGAGAAAGCGCAGACGAAACTGGCGCCCCTCCTGGCCGCGCATGCCCATCCGCCGGGCAGCCTCCACGGAACGGATCAGGGTCTCGCCCTGGGTGGTCAGGATGCGGGCGATGGTGCGCTGCTCCCGCGCCCGCCCCTCCACGGCGAGCCAGATCAGGATCATGGCCGCCAGTACCGCCGGAACGAGCAGGGCCAGGCCGCGCCGTCGCCAGAAGCTGGATGTCGAAAAAGGAGCCTTGCTCTTCATTGCCCGCGCCGTCCTTGCAGCAAGGCATGCCCGGCACGCCTCGCGGTCTGATTGTGATCCTCGAACATGAAAACTATCAACGAAGTCCACATCTAGCAAATACCCTGCCTGCCCGTTGCCAAAGTCGCTGCAAGAAATCATCATTTCTTCAAGACGGGGAAACAATCCTTGCTATTTCACCGAATAAATCAATTCAAATCCGGATGAAAATTTTTTCACCGCTTCTTCCGACCTTTTTCCAGAGGCCTCATGGCGGACTTCGAAAATCATCAACCATGGGCGCATTGCCACGCCGCAGAGGATTTCGTAGGCAGGCCGAAAAGGAGCATATCATGAGTCTCGGTGAACTGCAGGAAGATGTCGATGCCTGGGTAAAGACAATTGGAGTCCGCTATTTTTCCGAACTGACCAACCTTGGCATTCTCATGGAAGAAGTCGGGGAAGTGGCCCGCATCATGACCCGTCGTTACGGAGACCAGAGTTTCAAGGAAAACGAGAAAAACGATCTGGGCGACGAGCTTGCCGATGTCCTGTTCGTGCTGACCTGCATCGCCAACCAGACCGGAGTCGATCTGACGGAGGCCATGCGCCGCAATCTGGAAAAGAAAACCCTACGCGACAAAAATCGCCACAGGAACAATCCAAAGCTGTATTCGACCTGAATCTGGTCAAGTTCTGACCAGGAGCTTCGGGCAGGTGGTCAGGTTCTATCCGCCGCAAGGCGACCCAAATCGCAACGAATACCTGAAAAAACATTAAAAGATCAACAAATCGGGTAGTTGGACAAGCAAGACCATTCTGGCACGGCCCTTGATATCCTCTCTGGTACAATCGGCATTTTAAAACCATTCGGAGGATCTCATGAAAAGAACGACAAGCATCGCAATCCTGGCCATTTTCGGCATCATCGCACTCAGCACCCTGACCTTCGCCGGCCCCATGCGCGGCATGGGCGGCAAAGGCGGAGCCGGGGATTGCCCGGGCTGGAACAGAAACCCTGCCATCCAGCAATTGCCCCAGGAAAAGCAGGACCAGCTCAAAAGCATCCTGGACGAACACCGCAAGGACACGACTCCCACGCGCAACGCCATGTGGGAGAAGCACACCCTGCTAAAAGCCCTGTCCGGCAATCCCAACACCAAGCCCGAAACCATCACCGCCCTGGTCGGCGAATTGAGCGACCTGCGCCTCCAGATGCAGACCAAGCGCGAGGCCCTGCAGGCCCGGGTGAGCAAGGAAATCGGAATCGATCTGCCCATGGATTTCGGAAAGCATGACCGTCGGGGCATGGGCGGATCAGGTTGCGGTCAAGATGACTGCGGTCAGCGCGGCATGGGTCGGGGCATGG
This window encodes:
- a CDS encoding carbon-nitrogen hydrolase family protein → MRIGLATAPVPVSLEHSLRNILDFMDQAASFDVDLLCFPEAYLPGMRGQHFSIPLCEQAELRDALETVCRASADHEIGVILPMEWPSEQGRYNLVQVISPEGRIMGRQCKTQLDPGEEGIYIPGRGRQIFEMNGVKFGVAICHEGWRYPETVRWSASRGAQIVFHPQCTGSNSAGRTSQKWGDPDGPYYEMAMVCRSVENGIYFASVNYALDYQDSATSLVAPDGSCLAHQPYGQPGLLVQQLELELATGLTARRYAPDRY
- a CDS encoding two-component system response regulator (DNA-binding response regulator in two-component regulatory system with ZraS; response regulator/sigma54 interaction protein), encoding MAARILVVDDDRAHMTMLVAMLGSWGYEVDTADDGAMAVARVRERAYDVVLTDVRMAEVDGIEALRRIKSYNPYLPVLIMTAYSSVDVAVQALKAGALDYLHKPLDFKELRGGLERALEHGGMHRSEQDSGGAAAQVSEMIGDSPPMRELAAMIRAVAPSEASVLILGESGTGKELVATALHEGSPRKKRPLVTVNCAALAENLLESELFGHEKGAYTGAQRQRDGRFVQADGGTLFLDEIGEMAPALQAKLLRALQQGEVQRLGSDRSIRVDVRVLAATNRDLEAEVRDGGFREDLYYRLNVIALRVPALRERPEDIPLLARHFLHRFAERNRKTYRGFSPRVMDLMLHYDWPGNVRELENVVERAVILSPGEFVTENDLPASLRGTEKSSTVTAGGQSLEDAECEAIARTLEQVGHNKSEAARVLGVTRVTLRSKMKKFGLDS
- a CDS encoding two-component system sensor histidine kinase ZraS, with the translated sequence MMISCSDFGNGQAGYLLDVDFVDSFHVRGSQSDREACRACLAARTARAMKSKAPFSTSSFWRRRGLALLVPAVLAAMILIWLAVEGRAREQRTIARILTTQGETLIRSVEAARRMGMRGQEGRQFRLRFLMDEMIRQGDLRFLGLVDAAGRFEALSEAEPGSGITAETLSALPASTEPAWTIIHPGEDPLFVVYRYSRPPRRAMHGGMAHDALPNSMEERTLIAVGLDASLYLRAVRKDVLTLAMAGGLGLALTFAGAVTLFWRRKVAGLEREVARQERLAALGTLAAGVAHEIRNPLSSIKGFATYFGNKFEAGTQDRDLAQVMIGEVDRLNRVVTELLELTHPVQPNLVPSSVDTLVRHALKLVEGDCLGKGITVQTRIPELEAVLLDPDRMLQVLLNLFLNAIQAMPGGGVLTVSAQRVKDRLELRVADTGHGIPARDLDRIFEPYFTTKNQGTGLGLATVRTMVEAHGGQVRIASEPGQGTQVVLDMPFKGES
- a CDS encoding pyrophosphatase codes for the protein MSLGELQEDVDAWVKTIGVRYFSELTNLGILMEEVGEVARIMTRRYGDQSFKENEKNDLGDELADVLFVLTCIANQTGVDLTEAMRRNLEKKTLRDKNRHRNNPKLYST
- a CDS encoding zinc resistance-associated protein: MKRTTSIAILAIFGIIALSTLTFAGPMRGMGGKGGAGDCPGWNRNPAIQQLPQEKQDQLKSILDEHRKDTTPTRNAMWEKHTLLKALSGNPNTKPETITALVGELSDLRLQMQTKREALQARVSKEIGIDLPMDFGKHDRRGMGGSGCGQDDCGQRGMGRGMGRGMAPATNDAPVTPGA